The sequence GCTCGGACTTCGTCAACATCAACTACCTGACGCTGGGTTCGTCGTCCCCGACCTCCGCGGCGCCCACTTCCGCGGCTCCTACTTCCGCGGCGCCGACTCCCACGGCGCCCGGTTCGGCCGCCCCCAGCTCCTCCCCCGGTGGTTGGGTGCCCGTCGACCAGGCCGCCTGGAACACGGCGCTGGCGCAGTACAACGCGGTCAAGGCGCTGCCGGTGCCGGCCGGGACCACGATGGTTCCCGAGTTCCACACCGACTGCGAGGTGTCCGGCGAGGCGCCCGACGACCCGATCGTCTTCCCGAACCTGCCGGGCGCGTCGCACCAGCACACGTTCTTCGGCCCCAAGGTGACCGCGAGCAGCACCGTCAAGGACCTGCTGGCCGCGTCGACCACCTGCAACGCGCCAGGCGACAACAGCGCGTACTGGGCGCCGACGCTGCTGCTCAACGGCAAGCCGGTCAAGATGAAGAGCTTCCGGGCGTACTACGGGGCGAAGATCAAGGACTCGGCGACGGTCAAGCCGTTCCCGCCCGGACTCGTGATGGTCCAGGGTGACCCGAAGCGCCAGGTCGCCACGCCGAAGGGCGCGCCGGCGCAGTTCTGGTGCGCGGGCAGCGCCGAGATCGGCCGCAGCGCCGACGGGAACTGGCCCAGGTGCGCCCCCGGCGGCAATCTGATCTACCAGCTGACCTTCCAGGACTGCTGGGACGGCAAGCACATCGACTCGCCCGACCACAAGTCGCACATGGGCCCGGCGGTCGACGGCGTGTGCAAGGGCGACTACCCGGTCGCGATCCCGAGCGTGTCGCTGATGCTCGGCTACGACTCGCTCGGCGGGGACGGGCTGTCCCTGTCCTCCGGAATGGCCTCGTCGATCCACGGCGACTTCATGAACGCATGGGACCAGGCGAAACTAGGCGCGCTCGTCAAGGTCTGCATCAACGCTCACGCCAAGTGCGGCATCACCCCGTCGTTCACCGGCGGCTGACCTTGCGGATCCTCGCGACCGCGGCGGCGCTGCTGCTCCTGACCGGTTGTGGTCAGGAAGTGGCAGCGCCGTCCCCCTCCTCCGCCAATGCCTTCGGCGGCACGGATCTCGCCTGGATCGAGGTCACCCTGGCGCTGAACGAGCAGCT is a genomic window of Actinoplanes teichomyceticus ATCC 31121 containing:
- a CDS encoding DUF1996 domain-containing protein; translation: MASESRHAAPGNPRRRRRTTRAILGAAVATAVGASGVYVATADAGEVAVPGALQAEAFSAQSGAQTESTSDTGGGKNVGWLTSGDWLEYRDVTINGSTISARIASDNAAGGSIEARLGAKDGTLLATFPIVSTGGWQKWTTVTATAAKVPAGAQDLFLVMKSTSRSDFVNINYLTLGSSSPTSAAPTSAAPTSAAPTPTAPGSAAPSSSPGGWVPVDQAAWNTALAQYNAVKALPVPAGTTMVPEFHTDCEVSGEAPDDPIVFPNLPGASHQHTFFGPKVTASSTVKDLLAASTTCNAPGDNSAYWAPTLLLNGKPVKMKSFRAYYGAKIKDSATVKPFPPGLVMVQGDPKRQVATPKGAPAQFWCAGSAEIGRSADGNWPRCAPGGNLIYQLTFQDCWDGKHIDSPDHKSHMGPAVDGVCKGDYPVAIPSVSLMLGYDSLGGDGLSLSSGMASSIHGDFMNAWDQAKLGALVKVCINAHAKCGITPSFTGG